From the Kiritimatiellales bacterium genome, one window contains:
- the prfB gene encoding peptide chain release factor 2 translates to MLEELKEQISGVDARLEEMRGYLGIAGKIRELAVLETQAAAPEFWNDPNAATANIAAVKSLKAVIEPFQTIEALLDDAGVLLELAATEDEDGQQTAVKEIQQLLDDCEQNFQSLEMQSLLGGPLDAKNAYLSLHAGAGGTESCDWADILYRMYRRFAERCGFTVEVLDLQPGEEAGIKSVTFQISGAYAYGNLKSERGVHRLVRISPFDSNSRRHTSFVALDVTAEIDDDIAVEIEEKDMRIDTYRSSGAGGQHVNTTDSAVRIVHVPTGIIVQCQAERSQHKNREKALKMLKAKVYEYELDKQKQAAEQFYGAKGEIAWGHQIRSYVMQPYTMVKDHRTDFQIGNVQSVLDGNLDGFIEAYLKLKQKENA, encoded by the coding sequence ATGCTTGAAGAGTTGAAAGAACAGATTTCGGGTGTCGATGCGCGACTGGAAGAGATGCGCGGTTATCTCGGCATCGCTGGAAAGATCAGAGAACTGGCCGTGCTCGAAACGCAAGCCGCCGCGCCGGAGTTCTGGAACGATCCAAATGCTGCGACCGCCAACATTGCCGCCGTAAAAAGTTTGAAAGCGGTTATCGAGCCGTTTCAAACGATTGAAGCGCTGCTTGACGATGCCGGAGTTCTGCTGGAGCTCGCCGCAACCGAAGACGAAGACGGGCAGCAAACGGCGGTTAAAGAAATTCAACAACTGCTGGACGACTGCGAGCAGAACTTTCAGTCGCTCGAAATGCAATCACTGCTCGGCGGACCGCTCGATGCAAAAAATGCCTATCTGAGTTTACACGCCGGCGCCGGCGGAACCGAATCATGCGACTGGGCGGATATACTGTACCGCATGTACCGTCGTTTTGCAGAGCGCTGCGGATTCACTGTAGAAGTACTTGATCTGCAGCCCGGTGAAGAAGCCGGTATTAAAAGCGTTACCTTTCAGATTTCCGGCGCGTACGCATACGGTAATTTAAAGAGCGAGCGCGGCGTTCACCGGCTTGTGCGCATCAGCCCGTTCGATTCAAATTCGCGCCGGCACACTTCGTTCGTCGCTCTCGATGTTACTGCTGAAATTGACGACGACATTGCTGTTGAGATCGAAGAAAAAGATATGCGCATCGATACTTACCGCTCCAGCGGCGCCGGCGGGCAGCATGTTAACACCACTGATTCCGCTGTGCGCATTGTACATGTTCCCACCGGAATCATTGTTCAGTGCCAGGCCGAGCGCTCGCAGCATAAGAATCGTGAAAAAGCATTGAAGATGCTTAAAGCCAAAGTATACGAGTACGAGCTCGATAAACAAAAACAGGCCGCAGAGCAGTTTTACGGCGCGAAGGGTGAGATTGCGTGGGGACATCAGATCCGCTCCTACGTCATGCAGCCCTATACTATGGTCAAAGACCACCGCACCGATTTCCAAATCGGCAATGTTCAGTCTGTACTCGACGGCAATCTGGACGGGTTCATCGAGGCCTATTTAAAACTGAAACAAAAAGAGAACGCTTAA
- the trpC gene encoding indole-3-glycerol phosphate synthase TrpC encodes MLDKIVARKRIEIETPGYFRTIETAVEQLPHVGTACTECDGSPAREPVPAFVAALKAAPVGLIAEVKRCSPSAGIIRDPFDPAGIVQRYENSGAQAVSCLMDREFFGGGETQWNAVRAATKLPLLYKEFVIDPRQIFHAEALGASAALLIAAILTGTELSDFIRLTESCGMTALVEVHTAEEMKRAVDAGAALIGINNRNLKTFKTDLQTTFDLCELAPADCTLVSESGIRTAADIKNLHAAGISAVLVGESLLRQPDIGEAVKKLMQI; translated from the coding sequence ATGCTGGATAAAATTGTCGCTCGCAAACGGATTGAAATTGAAACACCGGGATATTTCCGCACTATTGAAACGGCGGTTGAACAGTTGCCGCATGTCGGAACCGCCTGTACCGAATGTGACGGCTCGCCGGCGCGCGAACCGGTTCCGGCGTTTGTGGCTGCATTAAAGGCGGCACCGGTCGGACTTATCGCCGAGGTCAAACGATGCTCACCGTCCGCCGGGATTATTCGTGATCCGTTTGATCCCGCCGGGATTGTGCAAAGATATGAAAATTCCGGTGCACAGGCTGTGTCCTGTTTAATGGACAGGGAATTTTTCGGCGGCGGTGAAACTCAGTGGAATGCTGTCCGCGCCGCAACCAAACTGCCGCTGCTCTATAAAGAGTTCGTTATCGACCCGCGCCAGATTTTTCATGCCGAAGCGCTTGGCGCATCCGCCGCTTTACTGATTGCCGCAATTTTAACCGGTACGGAATTAAGCGACTTCATCCGGTTGACTGAATCATGCGGCATGACGGCGCTCGTTGAAGTGCATACTGCCGAAGAGATGAAGCGCGCGGTTGACGCCGGCGCAGCACTGATTGGAATCAATAACCGGAATCTCAAAACATTTAAAACCGACCTTCAAACCACATTTGATCTGTGCGAACTTGCACCGGCAGATTGTACGCTTGTCAGCGAAAGCGGCATTCGCACCGCCGCTGATATTAAAAACCTGCATGCCGCCGGAATCTCTGCTGTCCTCGTCGGCGAAAGCCTGCTTCGTCAGCCGGACATCGGTGAGGCAGTTAAAAAATTGATGCAGATTTAA
- a CDS encoding glycosyltransferase, translated as MTLGNTTPAISIVIPTMGRPILVRTLTSVLAMQNSNRLEIIIVGEISSPSVLSEVTAIVANNSNVRHISIAYKTGDSSRKKNRGASESLAEIIAFLDDDVTVAPDWAEHILAAFTDLHVGLVSGPSLVPEDIGLAARLAGLALTSRAAGYAAERYKTGDTGTREIIWSRIIGCNAAYRKRAFQEMGGFPPEFYPGEEMIASWRTQLLGYKLLFIPAAWVYHYPRQSVKRFCRQMWGYGATRIRLIRAGTGIEWATLIPAAWVLSLLFLGALAPFFNSAAILLAANILLYGIAAAFIGLETVVHTRRPRDLLVLFMVPVMHISYGLAEWFEFFRPNCDLSENK; from the coding sequence ATGACATTAGGAAATACAACGCCGGCGATTTCGATTGTGATTCCGACGATGGGGCGGCCGATTCTGGTGCGTACGCTCACGTCAGTTCTGGCGATGCAAAATTCAAACCGGCTTGAAATTATTATTGTCGGCGAAATTTCCAGTCCTTCTGTTCTGAGTGAAGTCACAGCCATTGTCGCAAACAATTCCAATGTGCGTCATATTTCTATTGCGTATAAAACCGGCGATTCAAGCCGTAAAAAAAATCGCGGCGCATCAGAAAGTTTAGCGGAGATTATCGCGTTTCTGGATGACGATGTTACCGTCGCACCGGACTGGGCAGAACATATTCTTGCCGCATTTACAGACCTGCATGTCGGTTTAGTCAGCGGACCGTCGCTGGTGCCGGAAGATATCGGCCTTGCTGCGCGGCTCGCCGGTCTGGCGTTGACATCGCGTGCCGCCGGTTATGCTGCCGAACGGTATAAAACCGGTGACACCGGTACGCGCGAAATTATATGGAGCCGGATTATCGGCTGTAACGCCGCATACCGGAAAAGAGCTTTCCAGGAAATGGGCGGCTTCCCGCCGGAATTTTATCCCGGCGAAGAAATGATCGCATCCTGGCGGACGCAGCTGCTGGGTTATAAACTGCTCTTCATTCCGGCAGCGTGGGTGTACCACTATCCGCGCCAGTCTGTAAAACGGTTCTGCCGGCAGATGTGGGGTTACGGCGCAACGCGCATTCGTCTAATCCGCGCCGGCACCGGCATTGAGTGGGCCACATTAATTCCGGCAGCCTGGGTGTTATCGTTGCTGTTTTTGGGAGCGCTGGCGCCGTTTTTTAACAGTGCAGCGATACTGCTTGCAGCAAATATTTTGTTGTACGGAATTGCAGCCGCGTTCATCGGACTGGAGACAGTTGTGCATACGCGGCGGCCGCGTGACCTGCTTGTTCTGTTTATGGTTCCCGTCATGCACATCAGCTACGGACTTGCCGAATGGTTCGAATTTTTCCGGCCGAATTGCGATCTCAGTGAAAATAAATAA
- a CDS encoding tryptophanase, translating into MELNEGYVMQSSNNAQVKFYTGENIPLELHKVRVVQKLHLRPIQRRYDALEEAGYNTFLLNTKDVFLDMLTDSGVNAMSDNQVASMMVADDAYAGSQSFDKMKAAVEAVFGKRLILPVHQGRAAENIIARTFIKPGDVIPMNYHFTTTKAHFELNGGTLCEIYTPEAFVIHSDFPFKGNLDIGKLEAVIQQYGTERVPFIRLEASTNLIGGQPFSIANMYEVRKIADKYGIMMLLDASLLGENAWMIKQREPEFKNKSIKEILATMSGLCELVISPAAKSVRRAAAVSAPMSRHCLKK; encoded by the coding sequence ATGGAATTGAATGAAGGATATGTGATGCAAAGTTCAAACAACGCACAAGTAAAATTTTATACCGGTGAGAATATTCCGCTGGAGCTCCATAAAGTTCGTGTTGTTCAGAAGCTGCACCTCCGTCCAATTCAACGCCGTTACGACGCGCTGGAAGAGGCCGGCTACAACACGTTTCTATTAAACACCAAAGATGTATTTCTCGATATGCTCACCGATTCCGGCGTGAATGCTATGAGTGATAATCAGGTGGCGTCGATGATGGTTGCAGATGATGCATACGCCGGCTCGCAGAGTTTTGATAAGATGAAAGCGGCGGTTGAAGCGGTATTCGGCAAACGGTTGATTCTGCCGGTGCATCAGGGGCGCGCCGCCGAAAATATTATTGCGCGTACATTCATCAAGCCCGGCGATGTCATCCCGATGAATTATCATTTTACCACCACCAAAGCGCATTTTGAACTCAACGGCGGAACGCTGTGCGAAATTTATACGCCGGAAGCATTTGTGATCCATAGCGATTTCCCGTTTAAAGGCAATCTCGACATTGGCAAGCTGGAAGCCGTTATTCAGCAATACGGCACGGAGCGCGTACCGTTTATCCGCCTTGAAGCGTCAACCAATCTGATCGGCGGTCAGCCGTTTTCCATTGCTAATATGTATGAAGTCCGTAAAATTGCTGACAAATACGGTATCATGATGCTGCTTGATGCATCACTGCTCGGCGAAAACGCGTGGATGATCAAACAGCGCGAACCGGAATTTAAAAACAAGAGCATCAAAGAAATCCTTGCGACGATGTCCGGTCTTTGCGAGCTCGTTATTTCTCCAGCCGCAAAGTCAGTTCGTCGCGCGGCGGCTGTATCTGCACCAATGAGCCGGCACTGTTTGAAAAAATGA
- a CDS encoding lipopolysaccharide kinase InaA family protein, with the protein MRTWYIHPDYREEETGEAFSSLHSVFTLEGDEVSRGVLGTVVRAQIAGGVFYIKRYFFISKRLRRRFVRPRLFGEIENLQRFRSWGIPTADIVAYGCERRWLFLFRRGALVTKEIPDTMDLTELAETDDPRLKNPEWVDAVSKQLAGIARIMHERRFAHEDFKWRNILVTKSGDPKVFLIDCPCGTFWIPPFLTRRKIKDIACLDKVAKKVLSRTQRLRFFMDYAAVTRLNKKNKRTVRRILHFFDGRE; encoded by the coding sequence TTGAGAACGTGGTATATTCATCCTGATTATCGAGAGGAGGAAACCGGCGAAGCATTCAGCTCTCTGCACTCTGTGTTTACTCTGGAAGGCGATGAGGTTTCACGCGGCGTTCTCGGCACCGTTGTGCGTGCACAAATCGCCGGCGGAGTTTTTTATATTAAACGTTATTTTTTCATCAGTAAACGTCTGCGCCGGCGCTTTGTGCGTCCGCGGCTGTTCGGTGAAATCGAAAATCTGCAGCGTTTCCGGTCGTGGGGGATTCCGACAGCGGACATCGTGGCGTACGGTTGCGAACGTCGCTGGCTTTTCCTTTTCCGCCGGGGTGCACTGGTTACAAAAGAAATTCCTGATACGATGGATCTAACGGAACTGGCGGAGACCGATGACCCCCGTCTAAAAAACCCGGAGTGGGTCGACGCGGTATCAAAACAGCTCGCCGGGATTGCCCGTATCATGCACGAGCGCCGGTTTGCTCATGAAGATTTTAAATGGCGCAATATTCTCGTTACAAAATCCGGCGATCCAAAGGTTTTTTTGATCGACTGCCCGTGCGGAACATTCTGGATACCGCCATTCCTGACCCGCCGGAAGATTAAAGATATTGCCTGCCTGGATAAAGTTGCTAAAAAAGTTTTGTCGCGCACACAACGGTTACGGTTCTTTATGGATTACGCCGCCGTGACTCGTCTCAACAAAAAAAACAAACGGACAGTCCGCCGGATTCTGCATTTTTTTGACGGCCGTGAATGA
- a CDS encoding glycosyltransferase family 9 protein: protein MRILIVKLSSLGDLFHALPTVRALKEGLGAEIDWAVQPEYQTLVQHFDDVQNVICFPRRNLIGEGRKFFHALRSRCYDYAIDLQGLLKSGIITAAARAGKTIGPSAAREGTRIFYSAVAGKKNKHRHAVDELLDVVRFLNLPVPEIPEFAVTFPAREPLAGKINIALCPCSRAAGKNWPAERFIETAAALQKKYAATIHLIGSAADRDTGEKISGAISGAQNHTGKTSLIELGSLLKQMNLLITVDSGPMHMGAAAGIPVLALFGPTSPVRTGPYGRRCRVIESPLLQNSKKISKHTRRNDMRFIETIPADEVICAATEMLS, encoded by the coding sequence ATGCGGATTTTAATCGTCAAACTGAGTTCTCTCGGAGATCTGTTCCATGCGCTGCCAACGGTACGCGCATTGAAAGAGGGACTCGGCGCTGAAATTGACTGGGCGGTTCAACCGGAATATCAAACGCTCGTGCAGCATTTTGACGACGTGCAAAATGTCATCTGTTTCCCCCGCCGGAATTTAATCGGAGAAGGCCGGAAGTTTTTCCATGCACTCCGGTCGCGCTGCTATGATTACGCAATTGATCTGCAAGGGCTGCTAAAAAGCGGAATCATTACAGCAGCGGCGCGTGCCGGAAAAACCATTGGACCGTCTGCTGCGCGCGAAGGCACACGAATTTTTTACAGCGCAGTGGCCGGTAAAAAAAACAAACACCGGCACGCCGTCGATGAACTGCTGGATGTTGTGCGATTTCTGAACCTGCCGGTGCCGGAAATTCCTGAATTCGCCGTCACCTTCCCTGCAAGGGAGCCGTTGGCGGGAAAAATAAATATTGCACTTTGCCCCTGTTCACGTGCCGCGGGAAAAAACTGGCCCGCAGAACGGTTTATTGAAACGGCAGCTGCCTTGCAAAAAAAGTATGCTGCAACCATTCACCTGATCGGTTCTGCCGCGGATCGCGATACCGGTGAAAAAATTTCCGGAGCAATTTCCGGCGCGCAGAACCACACCGGAAAAACATCATTGATTGAACTCGGCTCACTGCTAAAACAGATGAATCTCTTAATCACTGTCGACAGCGGTCCGATGCACATGGGTGCGGCGGCCGGCATTCCGGTGCTGGCGCTGTTCGGTCCAACATCGCCGGTGCGCACCGGCCCTTACGGCAGGCGGTGCCGCGTGATTGAATCACCGCTGCTGCAAAACTCAAAAAAAATTTCAAAGCACACGCGCCGGAATGATATGCGCTTCATTGAAACGATTCCAGCGGATGAAGTGATTTGCGCCGCAACGGAGATGCTGTCATGA
- a CDS encoding DUF86 domain-containing protein: protein MHIQPDDVLLNKASIIERCVHRIKQEHNACPQLDDFTCVDALTLNIQRACEAAIDMAMHLAAKHHLGIPQSKAESFNLLKNAGIIFDELCRKMRGMTGFRNIAVHQYQQLDIGILKYIAETGCLDFVEFCKALGLKIVI, encoded by the coding sequence ATGCATATACAGCCTGATGATGTTCTTCTAAATAAAGCATCCATTATTGAACGGTGCGTTCACCGAATTAAACAAGAACATAATGCATGTCCGCAACTGGATGATTTCACGTGCGTCGATGCGCTGACGCTCAATATTCAGCGCGCCTGCGAAGCCGCAATTGATATGGCAATGCACCTGGCAGCAAAACATCATCTCGGCATTCCACAAAGCAAAGCCGAATCATTTAACCTGCTGAAAAACGCCGGAATTATCTTTGATGAGCTCTGCCGGAAAATGCGCGGAATGACAGGATTCAGAAATATCGCCGTTCACCAATATCAGCAGCTTGACATCGGAATCCTGAAATACATCGCAGAAACAGGCTGCCTTGATTTTGTTGAGTTCTGCAAGGCGCTCGGATTAAAAATTGTGATCTAA
- a CDS encoding nucleotidyltransferase domain-containing protein → MKLTTEQQASATKRLRETPEICAAFLHGSAAAGKMRPDSDVDIAVLPMSGETTDVKTRLRLAGDLEQIFERTADIGILSTNNLIYAKEVVEHGLPLFTKNKFSSDSFIMHCLSMYADLQESRKEVIHAYTA, encoded by the coding sequence ATGAAACTGACCACCGAACAGCAAGCATCCGCAACAAAGCGGCTTCGGGAAACGCCGGAAATTTGCGCCGCGTTTCTTCATGGGTCCGCCGCCGCCGGAAAAATGCGTCCGGACAGTGATGTCGACATCGCCGTTCTGCCAATGTCCGGCGAAACAACTGATGTAAAAACACGCTTGCGCCTCGCCGGCGATCTTGAACAAATTTTTGAGCGCACGGCGGATATTGGCATTCTCAGCACAAACAACCTGATCTATGCAAAAGAAGTAGTTGAGCACGGACTCCCGCTATTCACAAAAAATAAATTTTCCAGTGACAGCTTTATCATGCACTGCCTGTCGATGTACGCAGATCTTCAGGAAAGCCGAAAAGAGGTAATTCATGCATATACAGCCTGA
- a CDS encoding UDP-3-O-acyl-N-acetylglucosamine deacetylase, whose translation MNIKTPGRLLAGNQNIIAASYDEFNRIPVDRDLRGQTGGAPRTAQQTIAQGVTVSGQGTFSRKSVTTITFEPTGREGWWLDRTDQPNSLPVRVAIDNVWTTGSIVSNIVLRAGNPHNYVRMAEHIIALRMGMDIDNLMIKIDSGDPPLFERGSLDLIEALNRAGRKDVDRPIKYVTVKEPVTLGWSAGQFVTLAPPENKTPMLTIDAAVNFSTAIGQQRLTFPVTYENILTGAEARTNTPYSKWIYCKTFGKIFADIRNLGYTDKNILIARRSRYQNEPRLIYNGKSLEAIWHRSSLDLLAAIALIPDARFVGEITSYKAGHRLDCDLITQLYLHDLLEEL comes from the coding sequence ATGAATATAAAAACTCCCGGACGCCTGCTGGCGGGGAATCAAAATATCATTGCCGCTTCATACGACGAGTTCAACCGGATTCCGGTTGATCGCGATCTAAGGGGACAGACCGGCGGTGCGCCGCGCACAGCACAGCAAACGATCGCACAAGGCGTAACTGTTTCCGGCCAGGGAACCTTCTCCAGAAAATCAGTGACAACAATCACATTCGAACCGACCGGCCGCGAAGGCTGGTGGCTCGACCGCACTGATCAGCCGAACTCCCTGCCGGTTCGCGTTGCGATCGACAACGTCTGGACGACCGGCTCTATCGTCAGCAACATTGTGCTGCGCGCCGGCAATCCGCACAACTATGTTCGTATGGCGGAGCACATCATTGCGCTGCGCATGGGCATGGATATCGATAATCTGATGATTAAAATTGATTCCGGAGACCCTCCGCTTTTCGAACGCGGCAGCCTGGATTTGATCGAAGCGCTGAACCGCGCCGGACGCAAGGATGTCGATCGCCCGATTAAATATGTTACGGTGAAAGAGCCGGTGACGCTCGGCTGGAGCGCCGGACAGTTTGTGACACTTGCGCCGCCGGAGAATAAAACTCCGATGCTGACAATCGACGCCGCGGTCAACTTTTCAACTGCCATTGGACAGCAGCGGCTCACATTTCCGGTAACGTATGAAAATATTCTTACCGGCGCTGAAGCGCGCACGAATACACCGTACAGCAAGTGGATCTACTGCAAAACGTTCGGGAAAATTTTCGCCGATATCCGTAACCTCGGATACACCGATAAAAATATTCTTATCGCACGCAGAAGCCGATATCAGAATGAACCGCGATTAATCTACAACGGGAAATCACTTGAAGCGATCTGGCACCGCAGTTCGCTCGACCTGCTCGCGGCCATTGCACTGATTCCCGATGCGCGTTTCGTCGGCGAAATCACCTCCTATAAAGCCGGGCACCGCCTCGACTGCGATCTGATCACACAGCTTTATCTGCACGATTTACTGGAAGAATTATGA
- a CDS encoding type II CAAX endopeptidase family protein, whose protein sequence is MSHIRFKPLYSLLLVFVIAPVLAAFATPWIYQLLQSIAPPGSVFDAPFHRVGSRLVVIFVMLFLYPAYRLSGLQSGADVGLTDAPNRYGLLLSGLKIGIISVSLVYLLGLLLDVYFCDAGTRTPSYLIRKSVQVLIGGILVGVFEEILFRGFLFTLFRKSLGVVAAICVGSFLFSIVHFMRPSNPEILTQWNSGFMLLAHLFDRAGHHFLTEFCALFMMGVVLSILTLWTRSVYVAIGLHTGWVWVMGFFRLFMDNNKSMLWLYGGNEWISNSWSGTILLGAVLIYICITRRRWIAAASPESETAPPEADALVTEE, encoded by the coding sequence ATGAGTCACATCCGGTTTAAACCCCTGTATTCACTTTTGCTTGTCTTCGTTATCGCGCCGGTGCTGGCTGCATTTGCAACGCCGTGGATCTATCAGTTGTTACAGAGTATCGCGCCGCCAGGCTCTGTTTTTGATGCGCCGTTCCACCGCGTCGGTTCCCGCCTGGTTGTAATTTTTGTTATGCTGTTTCTGTATCCCGCATACCGTCTAAGCGGACTGCAAAGCGGGGCGGATGTTGGATTAACTGATGCGCCGAACCGGTACGGACTTTTATTATCCGGTTTAAAGATCGGTATAATCAGTGTTTCGCTTGTTTACCTGCTTGGTCTGCTGCTCGATGTCTATTTTTGTGACGCCGGCACCAGAACGCCATCCTATCTAATCCGGAAATCCGTACAGGTACTTATCGGCGGAATACTGGTTGGTGTTTTTGAGGAAATCCTTTTCCGCGGATTTCTTTTTACGCTGTTTCGCAAGAGTTTGGGAGTTGTTGCCGCAATTTGTGTCGGCAGTTTTCTGTTCTCTATTGTTCACTTTATGCGCCCGTCCAATCCTGAAATTCTTACTCAGTGGAACTCCGGTTTTATGCTGCTTGCACATTTATTTGATCGCGCCGGCCACCATTTTCTGACGGAATTCTGCGCGCTTTTCATGATGGGTGTCGTGCTCTCCATCCTCACGCTTTGGACGCGCTCGGTATACGTTGCGATCGGGCTGCACACCGGCTGGGTCTGGGTCATGGGATTTTTCCGGCTCTTTATGGATAATAATAAAAGCATGCTCTGGCTTTATGGCGGCAATGAATGGATTTCCAATTCATGGAGCGGAACAATTCTCCTCGGCGCAGTTTTAATTTACATCTGCATCACACGCCGCCGGTGGATCGCGGCTGCTTCGCCGGAAAGCGAAACCGCACCGCCGGAAGCCGATGCGTTAGTAACAGAAGAATAA
- the murJ gene encoding murein biosynthesis integral membrane protein MurJ, whose protein sequence is MNKNRQSVIGNHKFSVLRSAGIVSGCTVFSRFLGLIRDILMAGAFGTSLVMSAFVVAFTVPNLFRRLFGEGALSAAFVPVLVETREKEGDAAAWKFVNRVLSLLFTVLTIMTLIIIVAVAFIPAASEKTGAVFSLLQIMMPYMIFICLAAVSMGILNSFHHFAVPAFAPGILNILWIGALIFCVPFFGKTPEEKIRFVAWAVLLAGVLQWAVQWPVLRRFGWSPEFTAQWNTPRIRRMLLLMGPAAVGMAVTQVNVMVDRLLALWIGQGAPAALFYSERLVYFPLGIIATALGTVLLPVFSKHAARADHSQILAGISDGLRHLLFIMTPAAAGLLIMAFPIVRMIFEWQAFDSASTWMTAAALICYAPGLVVFSLAKVFVPAFYALKDTKTPVRIGAGAVLLNLILNLIFIFTLPQNIKHAGIAAATVIAEAANIFCLAFILQRRIGAPDWRRIIATAWRSLTAAVLMSAVCILVYNLLPHGSKPAQIISVLLSIGAGAGMYFTVGILFRMEEIREFLRVFNKRNNS, encoded by the coding sequence ATGAATAAAAATCGGCAATCGGTAATCGGCAATCATAAATTCTCAGTCCTTCGTTCTGCCGGAATCGTTAGCGGCTGCACCGTGTTCAGCCGTTTTCTTGGACTGATCCGCGACATTTTAATGGCCGGCGCATTTGGTACATCGCTCGTCATGTCCGCCTTTGTTGTGGCCTTCACGGTACCGAATCTGTTCCGGCGCCTGTTTGGTGAGGGGGCGCTGTCTGCCGCATTTGTACCGGTGCTGGTTGAAACGCGTGAGAAAGAGGGTGATGCCGCAGCCTGGAAATTCGTTAATCGCGTCCTCTCGCTGCTGTTCACCGTTCTAACAATAATGACGCTCATCATTATCGTTGCGGTTGCGTTCATTCCCGCCGCGAGCGAAAAAACCGGCGCTGTATTCAGTCTGTTGCAAATCATGATGCCCTATATGATTTTCATCTGTCTGGCCGCCGTATCCATGGGCATCCTCAATTCGTTTCACCACTTTGCCGTACCGGCGTTCGCGCCGGGAATTCTCAATATCCTCTGGATCGGCGCACTGATTTTTTGCGTACCGTTTTTTGGAAAAACGCCGGAAGAAAAAATCCGGTTCGTTGCATGGGCCGTCCTGCTCGCCGGAGTTTTGCAATGGGCAGTTCAGTGGCCGGTGTTACGGCGCTTCGGCTGGTCACCGGAGTTCACGGCGCAATGGAATACGCCGCGCATTCGTCGCATGCTGCTGCTCATGGGACCGGCGGCGGTCGGCATGGCCGTTACGCAGGTTAATGTTATGGTTGATCGACTGCTCGCGCTGTGGATCGGGCAGGGCGCGCCGGCAGCGCTTTTCTACAGCGAACGCCTCGTCTATTTCCCGCTCGGCATCATCGCTACCGCACTCGGCACCGTCCTGCTGCCGGTCTTTTCGAAACACGCCGCCCGCGCCGACCATTCACAAATTCTGGCCGGAATCAGCGACGGACTGCGCCATCTGCTTTTTATCATGACGCCCGCCGCCGCCGGACTTTTAATCATGGCGTTTCCCATTGTTCGAATGATCTTCGAGTGGCAGGCGTTCGACTCAGCCTCAACCTGGATGACCGCTGCTGCCCTCATCTGCTATGCGCCGGGACTGGTTGTCTTCAGCCTCGCAAAAGTATTTGTACCGGCATTTTATGCACTGAAAGACACTAAAACACCGGTGCGCATCGGTGCCGGCGCAGTACTGTTGAACCTGATTCTAAATCTGATTTTCATCTTTACCCTGCCGCAAAACATCAAACACGCCGGAATCGCCGCTGCCACCGTTATCGCCGAAGCCGCGAACATTTTCTGTTTAGCATTTATTTTACAGCGCCGCATCGGCGCGCCCGACTGGCGGCGTATCATTGCAACCGCGTGGCGCTCACTCACAGCGGCAGTTCTCATGAGTGCTGTTTGCATCCTCGTTTATAACCTGCTGCCGCACGGCAGTAAACCGGCACAAATCATCTCCGTACTGCTCAGCATCGGTGCCGGCGCCGGAATGTACTTTACCGTCGGAATTTTATTCCGTATGGAAGAAATCAGAGAATTTTTAAGAGTGTTTAACAAAAGGAATAACTCATGA